A region from the Serinibacter arcticus genome encodes:
- a CDS encoding ABC transporter substrate-binding protein, with protein MSSTFLRTARRRAAVIGAAGAALALTLAGCSGGGDSEPTASETSASTEESASTDGAYPVTIDGALGSVTIEEKPERVVALGWGTDIAYSLGTVPVGVEAQPWGGDADGYTPWFREALEAGGDELPATIANTGEYDVDAIIALEPDLILAPNSGLTQEQYDQLSDFTNVVAYPEGPWLTPVDEQIEITAQALGVPEQAQELIDATDAVVADAAAANPDLANYTFTYVYLGAEAGTLDIYPQGDGRVDLLTGLGLQPDPVWADYAPTETSFVMSLGLENADQLASSDIIVTWFNDETEQATATSQPLWQSIPAVQNDAVYEVLDRGLGLATTVSTPLSVPWAIEAYVPILNETVAKAG; from the coding sequence GTGTCCTCCACCTTCCTGCGCACCGCGCGCCGCCGCGCTGCCGTCATCGGTGCCGCCGGCGCCGCCCTCGCGCTGACGCTCGCCGGCTGCTCCGGCGGTGGCGACTCCGAGCCGACGGCGTCCGAGACGTCCGCCTCGACCGAGGAGTCCGCCTCGACCGACGGCGCCTACCCCGTGACGATCGACGGCGCCCTCGGCTCCGTCACGATCGAGGAGAAGCCCGAGCGCGTGGTGGCGCTCGGCTGGGGCACCGACATCGCCTACTCGCTCGGCACCGTGCCGGTCGGCGTCGAGGCGCAGCCGTGGGGCGGCGACGCCGACGGCTACACGCCGTGGTTCCGCGAGGCCCTCGAGGCCGGGGGCGACGAGCTCCCCGCCACCATCGCCAACACGGGCGAGTACGACGTCGACGCGATCATCGCGCTCGAGCCCGACCTGATCCTGGCGCCCAACTCCGGCCTCACGCAGGAGCAGTACGACCAGCTCTCCGACTTCACCAACGTCGTGGCCTACCCCGAGGGTCCGTGGCTGACGCCGGTCGACGAGCAGATCGAGATCACCGCGCAGGCGCTCGGCGTGCCGGAGCAGGCGCAGGAGCTCATCGACGCGACGGACGCCGTCGTCGCCGACGCGGCCGCCGCGAACCCGGACCTCGCGAACTACACGTTCACCTACGTCTACCTGGGCGCCGAGGCCGGCACGCTCGACATCTACCCGCAGGGCGACGGCCGCGTCGACCTGCTCACGGGCCTCGGCCTGCAGCCGGACCCGGTCTGGGCCGACTACGCCCCGACCGAGACGTCCTTCGTGATGTCGCTCGGCCTGGAGAACGCTGACCAGCTCGCCTCCTCGGACATCATCGTCACCTGGTTCAACGACGAGACCGAGCAGGCCACGGCCACCTCGCAGCCGCTGTGGCAGTCGATCCCGGCCGTCCAGAACGATGCCGTCTACGAGGTGCTGGACCGCGGCCTCGGGCTGGCGACCACCGTCTCCACGCCGCTGTCGGTGCCGTGGGCCATCGAGGCCTACGTGCCGATCCTCAACGAGACCGTCGCCAAGGCGGGCTGA
- a CDS encoding FecCD family ABC transporter permease yields MSVVGQEQGRAARPDPARPSSHRFATAWGRPTVLLVGLGLLVLVVGLSIAIGSNPLPLSTVWSALRAPDGSFEAAVVDSRLPRTQLGLLVGAALAVSGCLIQGVTRNPLGDPGLLGINTGAAAAVVTLAAVSGISSGPILTLVAVLGAFAAALVVYGVGSAGRASTPVRLVLAGAAVTAVTGAYIQALTLINPEVFATYRYWAIGSIVGQHPSTVTLLWPFVLAGLVAAFLLGRPLNTLSMGEETAVALGARTGRTRLAAAVVATVLAGVTTAAVGPIGFVGLAVPHMVRPFVGSDHRWLLPASAVYGAVLVLAADVLGRVIARPSEIAVGIVVAFIGAPFLYLAVRHSRSGL; encoded by the coding sequence ATGTCCGTCGTCGGACAGGAGCAGGGTCGGGCCGCGAGGCCCGACCCTGCTCGGCCTTCCTCCCACCGGTTCGCGACGGCGTGGGGCCGCCCGACCGTCCTGCTCGTCGGGCTCGGCCTGCTCGTGCTCGTCGTCGGCCTGAGCATCGCGATCGGCTCCAACCCGCTGCCGCTCTCGACGGTGTGGTCGGCGCTGCGGGCCCCCGACGGCTCGTTCGAGGCGGCCGTCGTCGACTCGCGTCTGCCGCGCACCCAGCTCGGCCTCCTGGTCGGCGCGGCGCTGGCCGTCTCGGGCTGTCTCATCCAGGGCGTGACCCGCAACCCCCTGGGGGACCCCGGGCTGCTCGGGATCAACACGGGCGCGGCGGCCGCCGTCGTCACGCTCGCGGCCGTCTCCGGGATCTCCTCGGGGCCGATCCTCACCCTCGTCGCGGTGCTCGGCGCGTTCGCCGCCGCCCTGGTCGTCTACGGGGTCGGCTCGGCGGGACGCGCCTCCACGCCCGTCCGCCTCGTGCTCGCCGGTGCCGCCGTCACGGCCGTGACGGGGGCATACATCCAGGCGCTCACCCTCATCAACCCCGAGGTCTTCGCGACCTACCGGTACTGGGCCATCGGCTCGATCGTCGGTCAGCACCCGAGCACCGTCACGCTGCTGTGGCCGTTCGTGCTCGCCGGGCTCGTCGCTGCGTTCCTCCTCGGTCGCCCGCTGAACACCCTGTCGATGGGCGAGGAGACCGCCGTCGCCCTCGGGGCCCGGACCGGCCGCACGCGCCTGGCCGCCGCCGTCGTGGCCACCGTGCTCGCCGGCGTCACGACGGCCGCCGTCGGCCCGATCGGGTTCGTCGGCCTCGCGGTGCCCCACATGGTCAGGCCCTTCGTCGGCTCCGACCACCGCTGGCTGCTGCCGGCCAGCGCCGTCTACGGCGCGGTGCTCGTGCTCGCGGCGGACGTCCTCGGGCGCGTGATCGCGCGCCCGAGCGAGATCGCGGTCGGCATCGTGGTCGCGTTCATCGGGGCGCCGTTCCTCTACCTCGCCGTCCGCCACTCCCGGAGCGGGCTGTGA